One window of the Methanomassiliicoccaceae archaeon DOK genome contains the following:
- a CDS encoding adenylate kinase yields MKSTIVLLGPPGSGKGTQGEKLSDELGYTRLSTGDMLREAVRNGTDLGKKAKEYMDSGALVPNDLIIGLMKEKIAQAKGGVILDGFPRTVEQADALAEQLDVDLALNLDVADEELINRLTKRRSCPDCNAVYHLIYNPPKQEGVCDKCGGKLYQRDDDKEETVLNRLKVYRENTMPLIDYYAKKGTLVTIEGVGSIDEIFAKVEKAVQ; encoded by the coding sequence ATGAAATCCACGATCGTTCTTCTTGGACCCCCGGGATCCGGAAAAGGAACCCAGGGCGAGAAACTCAGCGACGAGCTCGGGTACACCAGGCTCTCCACCGGCGACATGCTGCGCGAAGCCGTCAGGAACGGAACCGACCTCGGGAAGAAGGCCAAGGAGTACATGGACTCCGGCGCCCTCGTGCCCAACGACCTCATCATCGGACTCATGAAGGAGAAGATCGCCCAGGCCAAGGGCGGAGTGATCCTCGACGGGTTCCCCAGGACCGTGGAGCAGGCCGACGCACTCGCCGAGCAGCTCGACGTGGACCTCGCCCTCAACCTCGACGTCGCCGATGAGGAGCTCATCAACAGGCTCACCAAGAGGCGCTCCTGCCCCGACTGCAACGCCGTCTACCACCTGATCTACAACCCCCCGAAGCAGGAGGGCGTCTGCGACAAGTGCGGAGGCAAGCTCTACCAGAGGGACGACGACAAGGAGGAGACCGTCCTCAACAGGCTCAAGGTCTACCGCGAGAACACCATGCCTCTCATTGACTACTACGCGAAGAAGGGAACCCTCGTCACCATCGAGGGTGTCGGAAGCATCGACGAGATCTTCGCCAAGGTCGAGAAGGCAGTCCAGTGA
- a CDS encoding hydantoinase/oxoprolinase family protein, translated as MKIGLGMDTGGTYTDAVIMDLDTGKVLDKAKSMTTREDLCIGIRGAIEGIGEEYLRDVTVVALSSTLATNSVVEGKGCRVGLVCIGGDYNRAVNADYSVRVAGGHDYHGDPNEPLDVDAVRGFLESVRGRIDGLAVSGYLSIRNPEHEDAVREMAKDILGVPVVCGHELSSSLGFSERTTTCIMNSRLIPVMDGLIRSVEAVLGEKGVHAPLMIFRGDGTMMSGAVARERPVETILSGPAASLMGAMHMTGIRDAVVMDMGGTTTDIGVLRDGRPSLDPEGAMIGGKRTRVMAAQIATSGIGGDSRIVVNQGRIVLTSLRVMPLCVAARRWPHVAESLSSVYANLPTRYMRPVNVENKVFRTEFLRTIGRPRDPSMVTEADNELLELASSRPYTVSGAAMELRRDEYEFNIPSLESYGFIQRIGLTPTDILHADGTYTEFDADASKAGVAYMAALAGMSPEAFIAKARDAIRNKLALELAKVVLTEDSGELDLGKTGMDMVMKSITGTPGKDFHCTLTLDKPIIGIGAPSGVYIRWMAGVFGTDVIIDGDSDVGNAVGAITSSVSESIDILIRPMLMVKAKGEYEAFSKLGRFRYDSIEEAISDQEARAREYVVAAAERSNAENVCVSVDSDRHLYMTLPGGRDLDEVEMRITAAGKPKQFLR; from the coding sequence ATGAAGATCGGATTGGGAATGGACACGGGTGGCACCTACACCGACGCTGTGATAATGGATCTGGACACGGGGAAGGTCCTGGACAAGGCTAAGTCCATGACGACCCGCGAGGACCTGTGCATAGGAATAAGGGGAGCCATCGAGGGCATAGGCGAGGAGTACCTGAGGGACGTCACCGTCGTCGCGCTGTCCTCCACTCTGGCGACCAACTCGGTCGTGGAGGGGAAGGGGTGCAGGGTCGGTCTGGTCTGCATAGGAGGCGATTACAACAGGGCCGTCAATGCCGACTACTCCGTCAGGGTGGCGGGCGGTCACGACTACCACGGGGACCCGAACGAGCCCCTGGACGTCGACGCGGTAAGGGGCTTTCTGGAGTCCGTCCGCGGGAGGATCGACGGTCTGGCCGTGTCGGGGTACCTTTCGATACGCAATCCGGAGCACGAGGACGCGGTCCGCGAGATGGCCAAGGACATCCTCGGGGTCCCGGTGGTCTGCGGGCACGAGCTGTCATCCAGTCTGGGGTTCAGCGAGCGTACGACCACCTGCATCATGAACAGCAGGCTGATCCCGGTGATGGACGGTCTGATACGCTCGGTCGAGGCGGTCCTCGGGGAGAAGGGCGTCCACGCACCCCTGATGATTTTCCGCGGGGACGGCACTATGATGAGCGGGGCCGTGGCGAGGGAGAGGCCGGTCGAGACGATCCTCTCGGGACCCGCCGCCAGCCTCATGGGCGCCATGCACATGACCGGCATCAGGGACGCGGTCGTCATGGACATGGGCGGGACGACCACCGATATCGGGGTCCTGCGCGACGGAAGGCCCAGCCTGGATCCGGAGGGGGCCATGATCGGGGGCAAGAGGACCAGGGTCATGGCCGCCCAGATCGCCACATCCGGCATCGGAGGGGACAGCCGCATCGTCGTCAACCAGGGACGCATAGTGCTTACATCGCTCCGCGTCATGCCGCTGTGCGTTGCCGCCAGGAGATGGCCACATGTGGCCGAGTCCCTGTCGTCGGTATATGCGAACCTCCCGACGCGCTACATGAGGCCTGTCAACGTGGAGAACAAGGTGTTCAGGACGGAGTTCCTCCGTACGATAGGCCGTCCGAGGGATCCCTCGATGGTCACGGAGGCCGACAACGAGCTTCTCGAACTGGCTTCGTCCAGACCGTACACCGTGAGCGGGGCGGCAATGGAGCTGCGCCGCGACGAGTACGAGTTCAACATCCCCTCCCTCGAGAGCTACGGTTTCATACAGAGGATCGGGTTGACGCCCACGGACATCCTCCACGCTGACGGGACATACACGGAATTCGACGCTGACGCATCCAAAGCGGGTGTGGCGTACATGGCCGCCCTCGCGGGCATGTCGCCCGAGGCGTTCATCGCAAAGGCCCGTGACGCCATCCGCAACAAGCTGGCACTGGAGCTGGCGAAGGTCGTGCTCACCGAGGACTCCGGAGAACTGGACCTCGGGAAGACCGGCATGGACATGGTCATGAAGTCCATCACGGGCACGCCCGGGAAGGACTTCCACTGCACCCTGACCCTGGACAAGCCGATCATCGGGATCGGGGCGCCGTCCGGAGTCTACATAAGGTGGATGGCGGGGGTGTTCGGCACGGATGTGATCATCGACGGGGACTCCGACGTGGGCAACGCCGTAGGGGCGATAACGTCGTCCGTTTCGGAGTCGATAGACATCCTGATCAGGCCCATGCTGATGGTGAAGGCCAAGGGGGAGTACGAGGCGTTCTCCAAGCTGGGCAGGTTCAGGTACGACAGCATCGAGGAGGCGATCTCGGACCAGGAGGCCAGAGCCAGGGAGTACGTGGTCGCGGCAGCTGAGAGGAGCAACGCGGAGAACGTGTGCGTCTCAGTCGACTCCGACCGCCATCTGTACATGACCCTCCCGGGAGGACGCGACCTGGACGAGGTCGAGATGCGCATCACCGCCGCCGGAAAGCCGAAACAGTTCCTCCGATGA
- a CDS encoding phosphoadenosine phosphosulfate reductase family protein, translated as MKQNPSTMAQNIAHGKEVYRWCDSCGTLLLGEACSVCGSSGREFRVNSPGDIRPCMGDSVDMILSLFREAFGTDAPLRGKSIWLNKVPGEDRTDEVIADGSVLGVARFDMRLDRMVLEIRQPGAEMFNPVATKNVVWFWGMSGHLKGKTIPGENLNDVVGEFSRGDSLILRKGQRIGVGIALEDSSSLKSAERAIKIRDIGQPAPAREVRDADLSTFTACNRDHLRRMQRRAVKEIRVFLAEKNPKGLPVTVSFSGGKDSLAAYGLASQAAEGVELMYIDTGLEFPETVEYVRGFARDHGCRLHVASGGNGFWDNVDAFGPPAKDFRWCCKVCKLGPITDMIADEFPDGTVTVEGNRWLESYARSGIGFVTRNPFVPNQVNLNPIRSWTAAEVWLYILSHGLRYNPLYDRDFERIGCYLCPSCLSSEWRNTGRIHPELYSRWEDHLHRYAESRGLPEEYVDSGFWRWKVLPPKMVQLAEEMRLDLRPKNASGPAMKMLKGASSCAAGGYSMEAVVTIPRARDFSYVADALRTVGDVRYDAEYEIALLRLPIGRARLFGGGQVSVNAPDEGNVRRIFERSVKALIRAQMCTECGICEKGCPRRAIRISGGMRVDPERCNSCGRCERSCMVVHYYDKLMDGVSDGSSRKH; from the coding sequence ATGAAGCAGAATCCTTCGACGATGGCTCAGAACATAGCCCACGGCAAGGAGGTCTACAGATGGTGCGACAGCTGCGGCACCCTCCTCCTGGGGGAGGCCTGCTCCGTCTGCGGTTCCTCAGGGAGGGAGTTCAGGGTCAACAGCCCCGGGGACATCAGGCCGTGCATGGGCGATAGCGTGGACATGATCCTGAGCCTGTTCCGCGAGGCCTTCGGCACCGACGCCCCCCTCAGGGGGAAGTCGATCTGGCTCAACAAGGTTCCCGGAGAGGACCGCACCGACGAGGTCATCGCCGACGGCTCCGTACTGGGCGTCGCGAGGTTCGACATGCGCTTGGACAGAATGGTCCTGGAGATCAGGCAGCCGGGCGCCGAGATGTTCAATCCCGTGGCGACCAAGAACGTGGTCTGGTTCTGGGGCATGTCGGGCCATCTGAAGGGCAAGACGATCCCGGGGGAGAACCTCAACGACGTCGTCGGGGAGTTCTCCAGGGGCGATTCCCTGATCCTCAGAAAGGGCCAGAGAATAGGCGTCGGCATCGCTCTCGAGGACAGTTCCTCACTCAAGTCCGCCGAACGCGCAATAAAGATTCGTGACATAGGCCAGCCGGCCCCCGCCCGCGAGGTGAGGGACGCCGACCTGTCGACGTTCACCGCCTGCAACCGCGACCATCTCAGGCGCATGCAGAGGCGCGCCGTGAAGGAGATCAGGGTGTTCCTCGCCGAGAAGAACCCGAAGGGCCTTCCCGTGACCGTCTCGTTCTCCGGCGGCAAGGACTCGCTGGCGGCCTACGGTCTGGCGTCCCAGGCCGCCGAGGGGGTCGAGCTCATGTACATAGACACCGGTCTGGAGTTCCCCGAGACCGTGGAGTACGTCAGGGGATTCGCCCGGGATCACGGCTGCAGGCTGCACGTCGCCTCCGGAGGGAACGGGTTCTGGGACAACGTGGATGCCTTCGGACCGCCCGCCAAGGACTTCCGCTGGTGCTGCAAGGTCTGCAAGCTCGGACCCATCACCGACATGATCGCCGACGAGTTCCCGGATGGGACGGTGACGGTGGAGGGGAACCGCTGGCTGGAGTCGTACGCCAGGTCGGGCATAGGGTTCGTTACCAGGAACCCCTTCGTTCCGAACCAGGTCAACCTCAATCCCATCCGCTCATGGACGGCCGCCGAGGTCTGGCTGTACATCCTGTCCCACGGGCTCCGCTACAACCCGCTGTACGACCGGGACTTCGAGAGGATCGGGTGCTACCTGTGCCCCTCCTGCCTGTCGAGCGAATGGAGGAACACGGGGAGGATCCATCCGGAGCTCTACTCCCGGTGGGAGGACCATCTGCATAGGTACGCCGAATCCAGGGGTCTCCCGGAGGAGTACGTGGACTCGGGGTTCTGGCGTTGGAAGGTCCTTCCGCCCAAGATGGTCCAGCTGGCGGAGGAGATGCGTCTGGACCTGAGACCGAAGAACGCGTCCGGACCCGCCATGAAGATGCTGAAGGGGGCCTCGTCCTGTGCCGCGGGGGGTTACTCCATGGAGGCCGTGGTCACGATCCCTCGCGCCAGGGACTTCTCGTACGTGGCCGACGCCCTCCGCACGGTGGGGGACGTGAGGTACGACGCCGAGTACGAGATCGCGCTGCTGAGGCTGCCCATCGGCAGGGCGAGGCTGTTCGGCGGCGGCCAGGTGTCCGTGAACGCTCCTGACGAGGGCAACGTCAGGAGGATCTTCGAGAGGTCGGTGAAGGCCCTCATACGCGCCCAGATGTGCACCGAGTGCGGGATCTGCGAGAAGGGCTGCCCGAGGAGAGCCATCCGCATATCCGGCGGCATGAGGGTGGATCCGGAACGCTGCAACTCGTGCGGCAGGTGCGAGAGGTCGTGCATGGTCGTCCATTACTACGACAAGCTGATGGACGGGGTGTCCGATGGGTCCTCCCGCAAGCATTAA
- a CDS encoding pyruvoyl-dependent arginine decarboxylase: MELVPSRFFITHSSAVSRTSDLNAFDRALISAGIGEQNLVSVSSVIPKNAERVEICEMPMGAVTHCVLAQMRGTEGETIAAGIAYAYRKDGKGGYVAEGHIHGSADSLKEILTWKMNEMSEIRGVEFEEIQFATEELEIPLDHYGCCVAALVFTEYR, encoded by the coding sequence ATGGAACTCGTACCCTCCAGATTCTTCATCACGCACAGCTCGGCGGTGAGCAGGACATCCGACCTCAACGCGTTCGACAGAGCGCTCATCTCCGCCGGGATCGGCGAGCAGAACCTCGTGTCCGTGTCCTCCGTCATACCCAAGAACGCCGAACGCGTCGAGATCTGCGAGATGCCCATGGGGGCCGTCACCCACTGCGTCCTGGCCCAGATGAGGGGCACCGAGGGCGAGACCATCGCCGCCGGGATCGCCTACGCCTACAGGAAGGACGGGAAGGGAGGATACGTCGCCGAGGGGCACATCCACGGCTCCGCGGACTCCCTGAAAGAAATCCTGACCTGGAAGATGAACGAGATGTCCGAGATCCGCGGCGTCGAGTTCGAGGAGATCCAGTTCGCCACGGAGGAGCTGGAGATCCCCCTGGACCACTACGGTTGCTGCGTGGCAGCCCTCGTCTTCACGGAGTACCGCTGA
- a CDS encoding insulinase family protein, translating into MSGSTITSSSTSGGVPVVVENIPGSQSAAFMIGVATGSRDEHPEIFGLSHLLEHTVFRETETRDSYQMAKEMEGAGGELNAFTGREMTAFYGITIKETAPTAMDMVGDIVAHPKINEEDTELEKKIVLQELSMIRNEPDSYIHDLFESTLWRGHALSQDEGGDEKVVAGLTSADLRAYYEEKYLIPNLAVYAAGAIDVDETVRWAEEVLDPMKGGARNTRSAPQTPNSEYRFVKGDAEHCHVAMGFPSYGASHPDRMAASMLSAVLGSGTSSRLFQNVREKKALVYSIYTTVSQNSDASSLTSYMSCTDGNVIEAMETVASVISQFLREGLEKGELERAKRLIKGANVRSMESTEHRLYRLGVNHMLNGATETLEERLSRIDAVTEDDVMRVADDLLRADRLNTVVLGKGNREIRKYDASALTL; encoded by the coding sequence ATGAGCGGTAGCACCATCACCTCGTCCAGCACCTCCGGCGGAGTCCCGGTGGTCGTGGAGAACATCCCCGGAAGCCAGAGCGCTGCATTCATGATCGGCGTCGCCACCGGGTCCAGGGACGAGCATCCGGAGATATTCGGTCTGTCGCACCTCCTGGAGCACACGGTTTTCAGGGAGACCGAGACCAGGGACTCGTACCAGATGGCTAAGGAGATGGAGGGGGCCGGTGGAGAGCTCAACGCGTTCACCGGCAGGGAGATGACCGCGTTCTACGGGATCACGATCAAGGAGACCGCGCCGACTGCCATGGACATGGTCGGGGACATAGTCGCCCATCCCAAGATCAACGAGGAGGACACCGAGCTCGAGAAGAAGATCGTCCTGCAGGAGCTGAGCATGATCCGCAACGAGCCGGACAGCTACATACACGACCTCTTCGAGTCCACGCTCTGGAGGGGCCACGCCCTCTCCCAGGACGAGGGCGGCGACGAGAAGGTCGTCGCGGGGCTGACGTCCGCGGACCTCCGCGCCTACTACGAGGAGAAGTACCTGATCCCCAACCTGGCGGTCTACGCTGCCGGCGCCATAGACGTCGACGAGACGGTCCGCTGGGCCGAGGAGGTGCTGGATCCCATGAAGGGAGGCGCCAGGAACACCCGCAGCGCCCCGCAGACCCCGAACTCGGAGTACCGCTTCGTCAAGGGCGATGCCGAGCACTGCCACGTCGCCATGGGGTTCCCGTCATACGGCGCATCCCATCCGGACAGGATGGCCGCCTCCATGCTGAGCGCGGTCCTCGGATCCGGCACGAGCTCCAGGCTGTTCCAGAACGTCAGGGAGAAGAAGGCCCTGGTGTACTCGATATACACCACGGTGTCTCAGAACAGCGACGCCTCATCGCTTACATCCTACATGTCGTGCACGGACGGCAACGTCATAGAGGCGATGGAGACCGTCGCATCGGTCATTTCCCAGTTCCTGAGGGAGGGGTTGGAGAAGGGCGAGCTGGAGAGGGCGAAGAGGCTCATCAAGGGAGCCAACGTCCGCAGCATGGAGTCCACGGAGCACAGGCTCTACAGGCTCGGGGTCAACCACATGCTCAACGGTGCCACAGAGACCCTGGAGGAGCGTCTGTCGAGGATAGACGCCGTCACGGAGGATGACGTCATGCGCGTAGCCGACGACCTTCTGAGGGCGGACCGCCTGAACACGGTCGTCCTCGGCAAGGGGAACAGGGAGATCAGGAAGTACGACGCCTCGGCGCTGACCCTGTGA